In a single window of the Drosophila albomicans strain 15112-1751.03 chromosome 3, ASM965048v2, whole genome shotgun sequence genome:
- the LOC127565564 gene encoding uncharacterized protein LOC127565564, whose protein sequence is MEKLNITEIEIPNYDTLGSFVVILTTFWGIVLARLATQLLNMRVKPNLCYLVEFTLIVLPTVLFVTIASDYSGHFVALMSLLAFWFIQKTRSLQRAKERSVFLLGQRPQFLTVMRSMIQLITSVCILAVDFNCFYRPYSKSEFFGAQLMDTGIGLFVASMAFVSRRPKTKAEMQSEVFGAALPLICFGSIRTLIVIVLKYHLAEREYGRHLNAFFILGFTKLFGSLCGYQLSSDAQLLPMGVTLLFAHQYALLYGISDYVQTDKKPPLTLFQLNRQGPLSVPGFVALYLITIHVSKWWRLKALLSYEEMVIKLRKAYRLSLLGWSLTFICSHTMGICRVTCNLGYVCWMFAIYMSMFTLCLFVFEFVINTVYPVKKFEKETLKETTVCCKRDKEIVYTYTICESVNQHGLMFFLLANAWTGLANLYLNLSLVSTSNSVAILVLYMFLNTFVVHRKYCQ, encoded by the exons ATGGAAAAATTGAACATAACTGAGATTGAGATACCCAATTATGACACTTTGGGCTCCTTCGTGGTCATCTTGACCACTTTCTGGGGCATTGTGTTGGCTCGCCTTGCCACACAACTACTGAATATGCGAGTTAAACCAAATCTGTGTTACCTGGTGGAGTTTACCTTGATTGTGCTGCCCACTGTCTTATTTGTGACCATTGCAAGCGATTACAGTGGTCACTTTGTGGCATTGATGAGCTTGCTGGCATTTTGGTTTATTCAGAAGACACGTTCTTTGCAACGCGCCAAGGAACGTTCGGTATTCTTACTTGGCCAACGTCCACAATTCTTAACCGTGATGAGATCCATGATTCAGTTGATTACATCTGTCTGCATACTGGCTGTTGACTTCAATTGCTTCTATCGACCATACAGCAAAAGTGAATTCTTTGGTGCTCAGCTTATGGATACGGGGATTGGATTATTTGTGGCTTCGATGGCATTTGTCTCCCGTCGACCTAAGACTAAAGCCGAGATGCAAAGTGAAGTTTTTGGTGCCGCATTGCCATTGATTTGCTTCGGCAGCATTCGGACTCTGATCGTCATAGTGTTGAAGTATCATCTAGCTGAGCGGGAGTACGGTCGCCATTTGAATGCCTTTTTCATCTTGGGATTTACCAAGCTCTTTGGCAGCTTATGCGGCTATCAACTAAGCAGCGATGCACAGTTGCTGCCCATGGGTGTTA CTTTGCTTTTCGCCCATCAATACGCTTTGTTATACGGCATCTCCGACTACGTGCAAACGGATAAGAAACCTCCGTTGACACTCTTTCAGTTAAATCGTCAGGGTCCACTCTCTGTGCCTGGTTTTGTGGCCTTGTATTTGATCACCATTCATGTCAGCAAATGGTGGAGACTTAAAGCGTTGCTCAGCTATGAGGAGATGGTCATAAAGCTGCGGAAAGCGTATCGTTTATCGTTGCTTGGCTGGTCACTCACTTTTATTTGTAGCCACACGATGGGCATTTGTCGCGTCACTTGCAATTTGGGCTATGTCTGCTGGATGTTTGCCATCTATATGAGCATGTtcactctctgtctgtttgtctttGAGTTCGTCATAAACACAGTTTATCCCGTCAAGAAATTCGAAAAAGAAACCTTGAAGGAGACAACTGTGTGTTGTAAAAGGGACAAAGAAATTGTGTATACTTATACTATTTGCGAATCGGTTAATCAACATGGACTGATGTTCTTTTTGCTGGCTAATGCATGGACGGGTTTGGCTAATTTGTATCTCAATCTGAGTCTTGTATCTACTTCCAATTCAGTCGCGATCCTTGTGCTTTACATGTTCCTCAACACTTTTGTGGTGCACAGAAAGTATtgccaataa